tccatctttatagaaaactccgaccagggaccgttttcaacttttgacattcaagttcacttgatagacatttcttagtcacaggactggtcctgactgtctatcttgaatatatcgtcaaattgaagggagtcatcatttaatactaaaccaagattaaatggaatatgaaaatacatttcatatatgataaatgtccaaccccaatgttttacaaccatgggcctcaaacccatccttaaaacagttcatggaattcaaagctatgcttgatttccagtgctacaacgtgagtgttgcttctcacttgttgcataggtttagttatcatgctttgccaatcttaatatccttttcatcgaatgttcttcgagatatgatgataagatctttgaatattctgtaatcccccgtaattttataaatcttattaatacattttaacgtatagttaattatatttaaatagaatttacgaattttagaaataaaaatgtaattaacgaatatttattttgatacgttttaaatatttcaacgatttatgaaattaaaataattttagaatttcatgttgaaaataaatcgaattacaaaaccgattgaatttagagaacgttcctaatcgattttggaatgaaatcctaaaactaagttcctaattctagcccacttTGGTAAAGCCCATTGTGATAAACCTAAACCCCCATAATCTCAtctcacgtgaaaccaaagaaacaacaaaagaaaaatctcTCTCCTTCATCCTTCACCCTTCACGTGAACCCTCAAACCCTCAAACCTTGCAGCCGCCAGCCACCAGCCACCGCACACCGCCTGCACCACCCTCGCCGTCGGCGTCTCCTCCTTCGTCCGGTAAACCTCCCTCCTCTCTTATCTCTTTCGTTCTCCTCCGTTCTCCTTCTCCTCTCACGTTTTCCTTTCGTTCCTCTCCTCCTTAATGCTCGTGGTTTTGTGCAGCAACCACCACCCACCTACGAAACTGACCGCGACAGCCACCGTCCTGTGTCGTCGCCGACCAACCAGCACCAACTTCGCAATCCTTCCACACGCAAACAGTCCTCCCTTTGGCTTGCTCCTTGCTCACGGCACCACCACCAACGACCCGAGCAACCCTCGCTGCCACCATCGACAGCCGCCACCGCCGCTGCCGCGCCATCTCCGACCGCCGTCTAACCActcttcattctttcttttggttaattcttaacccttaaattaattaatgttttaattacattttaatgatttaattatgtttcttgaatttaaattataagttttatgatttgattatgaatttcaagaattatatgtttgcataattagattattaatttcagattatataaatgcattgaactattaatttttaattatttaaagaatgaattttaaggtttttaatgatttaaatcatggtaggatgtttaggaattattaaatttattgtttttatgatttcaaacatgttaattatgtttcggagtagtttgaaagtagttatattgctggaaatttaaagtatgatgctttgaagagttttcaacgaatttcaataattaatataataattatgatgctagaaatcaaatattcaagtttcgatattggaaaatgttctaattatgtttatgaagggtttgaagctccctaatgttgctgaaaattcaatatgaattgatatgagtctatattggttgttgttaggtggagaattctccgtaggcgacttttgaattcttaaagtggtctcgcattttgtttacacaaggtacgtacatacctgtgtgtttggaatgtgtgctaattgttgaaaccatgttgaacttgttggtgaacttggttgtgttgagattgttgttgaacttagttatgttgatattattgacgaactcggttaggttgaaattgcatgtttaatattgttggacggacatattgaacttatattgcattatgagaattgtaacatgttagtatggaagattgatgcaaacatgtttgattgggaacactagattatttagtatataattcagatcagttaattgttgttcccttttagcttttcactactttatgagggcggaggacctcatttagtaagttgaaaccttatacccatatacaggggttgatcagtattagagaaaagattggagttaattggaatgagtcttgtttgatgcctctgtgatcacttactcaattccaagataaaaacagttataaataaatgtgagttgcatgccttatgtgattgttgagtcataacagggtgtcaatttgtaaatcatgtaaagtgaaactgagtagcaatagctttagactgtgcacgtctaaagtgacggacaaacaggagttggggttcatggtggtagcccatggcctttcattcggaccggattgatcaccgcgtcctattttcagtcaaacgttcctcgatatcgcaggtcactgaggttacggagtcgcgcccgtacctcgtctagctagaaaactcggtccattgcctatttcaattaaaataatattattgttataaaagtctagtccagtctagcctagtctagttaagtatggtcgtcagattatcatgctttgtctgcccttaattatgtttaatagtatcatgttaggattattattgctttagtatgtagtactcagctttgctgattacgtgctttgtttgtgtgtgttgatcatgggtatgccttattgatcctgtgatgacccatctttggtgagcagtctctaaggatcaataagcgttgcccatctacaggtttgaagatgatgcatcattgggatcgggattagagagcttgtagttcatttgattttctaagttggatttggtttgtttaagtggactctaaaacttattgaattagtaacattaactttgtttttcgttgattggtttttgggatttattctgaaaatgattatttataaacctacagttagttttatgttttccgctgcaaaattctgaataagccgttacgttttcacacgggcgataatgccttgataattctctacgttttatattaaaatgttcttttagaaaagagagaattgtcggggtgttataaagtggtatctagaagctaaggttttacttaacaattttttttaggcgcctaactatctagttatttaaaataaatttcttaaaaatcgagcttctacgtattatagtgttcaaaaattggtactttttttggggggccgatttccttttatcttgtttgaaagtatataatatttcttatttaagttcggaattaacttatttattcgaaactttttgtttatgtgaattaagtacgtttttctttattttcgaaattaaattaaatatattcgaaaaaaataaaataaaaaaaatcttattccttaagtatatttattcgtttaatatttattcgcttaataaatatgtattcgtttattatttattcgtttaataaaaatttcttattaattattcgttttaaaaaaaaaaatattctttattttatttattcgtttattattaattcgtttaataaactttttcttactaatcgttcttgttttattctttaaattcttcaatgtttgacctattatgatttattatgagagatgggtaatataggaaagggcatataggatagaattatatgtgcattagtagttaattgctaacataagaagttaattgctatgtgcatgtgttaaatgtttaagtgttgcatgtaaatgtgcatagaaattgtttgattccaccaaacttattgttttattgaattctgattatgctttggttgggaaatcgttagtaagatcttaagttgtttgtttcatgaataaaacgcttctttccaagtacaccaacataggatcctttgagaagatcgacgaatactgaggatctagatttcagttcacaaatttccaaggaaagaacagatagacaagatgccttaaacatttgaagttgtaatagttagtttgttcttaaatgttttggagaataagtagcaaagctacaacagtttaaagttaaagcaataagagtttgagttattctttattcttttcaaggatgtattaaacctttatagaattagcaataaaagttaaagtattcgtttccaatgtgagaattccataattcgccaacaatagtttatgtttatatcatagaacttttattttattttgaggacaagTGTGTTGTTAATATTTAGGGATTGTTATActcattcttttgaggaataaaagttagatcattgattatccaaaggaccaagagtttattttgggcacgcaaagggaatgttttcttctttttctaccttattatttgtgatgattgaatttgatcCTTGTTTCTTAGTTGAATGTCCGGTATGcgaatatcattcataaatgattGTTTATGTATGTGAATTCTGGATGCTGGTGTGATAATACATTGCTAGGATAATGTTAAGTGAAGTTTCGAACGTAAAATAGAATATATTACTTACAGGTCGCGCTTTaggatggccaacaataatgacctagctgctgctattcgcctcttggcggaaaaactagcccaggaaagaactgagcgccccgattctgcaggggacatgtttgaaaggtttgcgaaagttaagccaccatacttcaaggggcaagcagacccgaccttcctagaacactggattagggagtttgaaaaaCTATTTTGGGCGGTAAATTGtcctgaaaatatgaaagtaggccaagctgtcctttacctaaaagatgaggccgatctatgatggaaagaaaatagaactaagctaagtgttgttgaaggatttaattgggactcatttgttgttgcattgagggaaaagttttatcctccttttataacaaaacgaaaagcgcaggaattcataaaccttgggatggggagtatgaccatcgctgaatattatagcaaatttatagcgatGTCGAGGATCGCACCTGAAGTTGTAGCCACAGAAgagataaaggctcagaggtttgagcaagggttgaccgatgagttccagttgggattaggtggagaaatctttacctctttagataatgtgtatgAGAGAACCGCTCATATTTACGGTTTGCAGTCCATAAGGGACgcgaaaaatgttgttggggagaaaagaaaagagtttaatgtccaggaaaaccaagggaatttcaagaggaatatgaatgagaataggaatgaaaatggaaatggaaattttcgaggaggaaacagtcaggggcacaacaataggagtaaatccgagagagtgtatcactgcaagaggtgcaacaataaccaccctgggaaggactgtaaaggaaaattggtgaattgccactattgtcagaaaagggggcatagagagtttgagtgcttcattaagcacagaaaggaacaaaatagtaatggaggtgggaaccaagagaggtttaaccagtctggagatcaaaattcaaagcctggaggggcacaaaacaatcaagagaactataataagcctgcaaatgataacaacaaccaggataaggctccgggcaaactattcatgatgagtagaaatgaagctgaacgttctgcagacgtagttcatggtacttttttttaattaattttgtgctagttaaacattatttgattcggtagcaacttattctttcattttgtcatttgttattaaaagtctgaaattagtagattttgaatgtTTCATTTACCTGTTATTATGCCCACCGgggtaaccataaggtgtataagattatttaagaacttgcctttgaagacaaaagattgcgttttcccttctgattggacaaaagtttaattttagggacctagatgtaattccaGGGACGGATTGACTAAGTTTTTCCAAGGCTAAGATAGACTGTGAAATTTAGAGAGTAATTTTAAGGAACCTTGTTGGGAAATTGACCTCAtgtagatgttttgagaagtccaagaacctttagttatttctgtaatgcgaGTGAGGAAATGGACGAATAGAGAGCGTGAGCTATTTTTTCTGTAGTGTGCTAGTTGGGAGTGAATAAGTTGgagtgaagatcgaggatgttcccagtgtgaatgaattcattgatgtgtttccgagtggaattgcgagtatgtcaccaactagagcatttgagttcactatagagttaaatcttgaaacgacacctatatctgAAACACCGTAtagcaaggaatgagaaagagcatggtAAACACTTGAGAGTtattttggagacgcttagaaagaatctagttttatatggatgaagtatacaaatcttgaagtcatgtggGTATAAGTGACACTGGCGGAatagtgaaggactaaattgattgaaaactacgttacttaagggaataaatttaagagaagattcgagtggtccaggatcgttagaaatcatttggcatcttaaaaagatgaaaagaaatatatgaattggtgaaagagctaggggttgtgcccaaaagttatacatatCCATGAAAGGCATaatgaggtttggtaaaaaggaaaagttgaccagaaggagtctctgtagatcctgctaagattagagaggtgagtgagtgacctattccaagaacgtgtatgtatctaaagttttctaggcctagatgaccattataggatgttgtgaaagacttttcgaagagagaaaaaccattgaccaacttgttgaaaaaggaatcgaaattcaagtgaagtgagaaatgtgaggaagctttttAGATTTAGCttttgtcgcgtcaattgaaaccttataaggctaattaccaaacccatgacctagagttagctgttatggtgttatctacgaatatttggagacattacctttatagagcaacatgtaagatccttac
This Spinacia oleracea cultivar Varoflay chromosome 6, BTI_SOV_V1, whole genome shotgun sequence DNA region includes the following protein-coding sequences:
- the LOC130464387 gene encoding uncharacterized protein, with the protein product MGSMTIAEYYSKFIAMSRIAPEVVATEEIKAQRFEQGLTDEFQLGLGGEIFTSLDNVYERTAHIYGLQSIRDAKNVVGEKRKEFNVQENQGNFKRNMNENRNENGNGNFRGGNSQGHNNRSKSERVYHCKRCNNNHPGKDCKGKLVNCHYCQKRGHREFECFIKHRKEQNSNGGGNQERFNQSGDQNSKPGGAQNNQENYNKPANDNNNQDKAPGKLFMMSRNEAERSADVVHGGEFSVGDF